TTTTTTGAGAGTACTCTCCGGATTTCTGTCATAATGAAGGGACATGCAACAAGGCAAAACTCTCTGCTGCGCGCTCTGTACAATAATTTCGAGCAGACCCCTTGAGTTATAATTGACGCGACGAAAACATTTGTATCAAATACGACAATCATGATACTGCTTTAAAAACATCTTCCTCGCTGACAATGCCAACTTTTTTTGCTTTTGGACCAAGTTTCTTCTGCACTGCCCTGAGTTTCATTTCCCAAAGAAACAGACTCAGAGATTCTTTCACAATATCACTCTTGTTGCGTCCTGTTTTTTTTGCAAAACAGTCAAGTTCCTCTGAAATGTTCTTGGGAAGACTCACGGATAAAACGGTTCTCATAGTTATCCTCCTGTATGACAATACAATACAACACAGAGGCAAATATTTCAATTAATCTTTTTCATGCAGTAATGCCAGCCTCTTCCTCCCCCCAATCTCCGCCTTTGCTTTTTAAATTCTAATATCCTTATATTAATATTCTTATGTGTGGAATCGTTGCTATATAGTCTTACAAGGAGCTATCGCCTCCGGTTGACCGCGCCCAATATGATTGGGAAACTGCCAAGGCAATGTTAGATGCAGGGCGTTATGTCTATGTTGCTTTTATGTGCCAGCAGGTTATTGAAAAGAAATTAAAAGCATACATTGAAAATAATGGGATAACCCCTCCGCGCGTTCATAATCTTATCAATCTGTCAAAAATGGCTGGGAATTACGAGGAACTGCCGGACAATATAAAGGATTTCTTGCAGGATCTTACCACATATTATC
The DNA window shown above is from Candidatus Schekmanbacteria bacterium and carries:
- a CDS encoding HEPN domain-containing protein; amino-acid sequence: MLDAGRYVYVAFMCQQVIEKKLKAYIENNGITPPRVHNLINLSKMAGNYEELPDNIKDFLQDLTTYYLDSRYKEDISKLSIFMNKDKAGEYLQKTQEVLKWLTQKMKF
- a CDS encoding ribbon-helix-helix protein, CopG family, with product MRTVLSVSLPKNISEELDCFAKKTGRNKSDIVKESLSLFLWEMKLRAVQKKLGPKAKKVGIVSEEDVFKAVS